From Methanomicrobiales archaeon HGW-Methanomicrobiales-1, a single genomic window includes:
- a CDS encoding hydroxyethylthiazole kinase, producing the protein MTPVQLSDLFARVRKNHPLVHHITNYVTVNDCANITICAGGAPIMADAIEEVAEMTGIVNALVLNIGTLNKVQVESMIAAGRMANERKIPIILDPVGAGATKFRTDTARRLLDELEITILKGNAGEIGVLAGADAKVRGVDSAGLTGDPIAIAKAYAACAGLTVVVSGATDIVTDGKRVLLVENGHPMMGGISGTGCMAASVTGAFAAESEDPVLAAAAALSAFGVAGERAAAVARGPYSFKVALFDELSGLQPADLKSAAKIRSV; encoded by the coding sequence ATGACACCCGTTCAACTATCCGACCTGTTTGCCCGCGTGCGGAAGAACCACCCGCTCGTCCACCATATCACCAATTACGTCACGGTCAATGACTGCGCCAATATCACGATCTGTGCCGGCGGTGCACCAATCATGGCTGATGCGATCGAAGAAGTAGCAGAGATGACCGGCATTGTCAATGCACTCGTACTCAACATCGGGACGCTCAACAAGGTTCAGGTAGAGTCCATGATCGCAGCCGGCCGTATGGCAAATGAGCGGAAGATCCCCATCATTCTCGATCCGGTCGGGGCAGGGGCAACGAAGTTCCGGACGGATACGGCCCGGCGCCTGCTGGACGAACTGGAGATCACGATTCTCAAGGGAAATGCCGGCGAAATCGGGGTGCTTGCCGGAGCAGATGCCAAAGTGCGGGGCGTGGACTCTGCCGGACTTACCGGGGATCCCATAGCGATAGCAAAAGCCTATGCTGCCTGCGCCGGTCTTACCGTGGTTGTCAGCGGTGCCACGGACATTGTCACCGATGGCAAACGCGTCCTGCTCGTAGAGAATGGTCACCCAATGATGGGCGGGATATCGGGTACGGGTTGTATGGCGGCATCGGTGACCGGCGCATTTGCCGCGGAATCTGAGGATCCCGTATTAGCAGCGGCAGCCGCACTCTCTGCATTTGGTGTTGCCGGGGAACGGGCTGCTGCCGTGGCCCGGGGCCCGTACTCGTTCAAGGTAGCCCTCTTCGATGAACTTTCAGGATTACAACCCGCAGATCTCAAGTCCGCAGCAAAGATCCGATCCGTTTGA
- the thiE gene encoding thiamine phosphate synthase produces the protein MNFDLYVITDEIIGKGRTHAEIARLAIAGGADAIQLRDKSCAGSKLERIGRDIREITRRSSTLFIVNDCLDVALACEADGVHLGQGDLGTAVARQHAPSGFIIGVSVSTVEEACRAVEEGADYVALSPTFSTGSKPDAGPGHGLAMLRAIRQTVAVPVIAIGGINRENIPAVIAAGADGVAVISAVAGAPDITAAARDLKNLVLQSKAARR, from the coding sequence ATGAACTTCGACCTGTACGTGATCACCGATGAGATTATCGGCAAGGGAAGAACCCATGCCGAGATAGCCCGGCTGGCAATTGCCGGGGGAGCCGATGCCATCCAGCTCCGGGACAAATCCTGTGCCGGCAGCAAACTGGAGCGGATCGGGCGTGATATCCGTGAAATCACCCGCAGGAGTTCAACGCTGTTCATCGTGAACGACTGTCTTGACGTGGCACTGGCCTGCGAAGCGGATGGCGTGCATCTCGGGCAGGGGGATTTAGGTACCGCAGTTGCCCGGCAGCACGCCCCCTCCGGTTTTATTATCGGGGTGTCGGTCAGTACGGTTGAAGAGGCCTGTCGGGCGGTTGAGGAAGGAGCGGATTATGTTGCGCTCAGCCCAACGTTTTCCACCGGATCCAAACCGGATGCCGGGCCCGGGCACGGGCTTGCAATGCTGCGGGCCATCCGGCAGACTGTGGCGGTACCGGTTATTGCCATTGGCGGAATAAACCGGGAAAACATTCCTGCCGTTATCGCTGCGGGTGCCGATGGTGTTGCGGTCATATCTGCCGTTGCCGGGGCACCGGATATTACTGCTGCTGCACGGGATCTCAAAAACCTGGTCCTGCAGAGCAAAGCAGCACGGCGATAA